One region of Mucilaginibacter sp. 14171R-50 genomic DNA includes:
- the hisH gene encoding imidazole glycerol phosphate synthase subunit HisH gives MDDDNLQPSASKAPPSGGGGGLGIIRYGAGNIFSLTAALERLGIAYGMVNTEADLELYDRYIIPGVGHAGAAMRKLEQTGLVPAIKALKKPTLGICVGMQLLTSYSEEGDSNLLDLFPIKTLKFPDTGVFKVPHTGWNQVDVEKESPLFENIPTGSHFYFVHSYFIEYNKLYTLSSTSYINKFSASIWYNNFYGVQFHPEKSGAYGETLLRNFSKI, from the coding sequence ATGGACGACGATAATTTACAACCAAGCGCTTCAAAAGCTCCCCCTTCAGGGGGCGGGGGGGGATTAGGCATTATCCGCTACGGCGCCGGCAACATATTCTCGCTTACAGCTGCTTTAGAGCGGCTGGGCATTGCGTATGGCATGGTAAACACCGAGGCCGACCTGGAACTATACGACCGTTATATCATCCCGGGGGTTGGCCATGCGGGCGCGGCTATGCGCAAGCTGGAACAAACCGGGCTGGTACCTGCCATAAAGGCATTAAAAAAACCAACTTTAGGCATTTGTGTGGGCATGCAGCTATTAACGTCGTACAGCGAAGAGGGAGACAGCAATTTATTAGACCTGTTCCCTATCAAAACGCTTAAATTTCCTGATACGGGTGTGTTTAAAGTACCCCACACAGGTTGGAACCAGGTTGACGTTGAAAAAGAAAGCCCACTATTTGAAAATATACCCACCGGTTCACACTTTTACTTTGTACATTCATACTTTATTGAGTATAACAAACTATACACTTTATCGTCAACCAGTTACATAAACAAATTTTCGGCATCAATTTGGTATAACAACTTCTACGGCGTGCAGTTTCACCCCGAAAAGTCGGGCGCGTATGGCGAAACATTATTAAGAAATTTCTCTAAAATTTAA
- a CDS encoding HisA/HisF-related TIM barrel protein: protein MYIIPAIDILNKKVVRLREGDYEQVTEYDVTLEEMIERYQSNGTNFIHIIDLNGAKGDFSNQQYLFDVIHKTDMQVQYGGGIRSIDQVKQLIDAGVHRVIVGTQAITNPSFLEDLSKAICGRDKCSNQVVIAIDVLDEVIKYSGWMESSPIKLMDYVDKCLALGFFRFLCTDINKDGKLGGAGVELYSKLLDHSPFIKLIASGGVSSMADIEELSKIKVEACVVGKAIYENHISIEEVKNWNLESLMSI, encoded by the coding sequence ATGTATATTATTCCTGCCATTGATATTTTAAATAAAAAGGTTGTTCGCCTTCGCGAAGGCGATTACGAGCAGGTAACAGAATATGATGTTACACTCGAAGAAATGATTGAACGATACCAGAGTAACGGTACAAACTTCATCCACATCATAGACCTTAACGGCGCTAAAGGCGACTTTAGCAATCAGCAATACCTGTTTGATGTTATACATAAAACGGATATGCAGGTACAATACGGCGGTGGCATCCGTAGTATCGACCAGGTAAAACAACTGATAGATGCCGGAGTGCACCGCGTTATTGTAGGCACGCAGGCCATTACCAACCCAAGTTTTCTGGAAGACCTGAGCAAGGCCATTTGTGGCCGCGACAAATGCAGCAACCAGGTGGTTATAGCTATAGATGTACTGGACGAGGTGATCAAATATTCCGGCTGGATGGAAAGCTCGCCCATTAAACTGATGGACTATGTTGACAAATGCCTGGCGCTTGGTTTCTTCCGCTTTTTGTGTACCGATATCAACAAAGATGGTAAGCTTGGCGGCGCCGGTGTGGAGCTATACAGCAAACTGCTCGATCATTCACCATTTATCAAACTCATCGCTTCGGGCGGGGTAAGTTCTATGGCCGACATCGAGGAGTTAAGTAAAATAAAGGTTGAAGCCTGCGTTGTGGGCAAAGCCATCTACGAAAACCATATCAGCATAGAAGAAGTAAAAAACTGGAACCTGGAATCACTGATGTCAATTTAA
- the hisF gene encoding imidazole glycerol phosphate synthase subunit HisF, whose amino-acid sequence MQAALSSPFRGRGGLTKRIIPCLDVKDGRTVKGVNFVDLRDAGDPVELAWNYSHQGADELVFLDITATVERRKTMVELVKSVARHINIPFTIGGGINEIADADALLNAGADKISINSAAVRNPALIDELAKAFGVQFVVIAVDTRVMGDKNIVHLNGGRLPTDRETLNWIVEAQNRGAGEILLTSMDHDGTKAGFDNGLLKLVNDTVSIPVIASGGAGSVQHFVDVFRQTNVDAALAASVFHYGEILIPDLKSVLKENDIEVRV is encoded by the coding sequence ATACAAGCAGCATTAAGCTCCCCCTTCAGGGGGCGGGGGGGGTTAACTAAACGAATCATCCCCTGCCTCGACGTTAAAGACGGCCGCACCGTAAAAGGTGTTAATTTTGTTGACCTGCGCGATGCCGGCGACCCGGTTGAACTTGCCTGGAACTACTCGCATCAGGGCGCCGACGAGTTGGTTTTCCTGGACATTACCGCCACGGTAGAGCGCCGCAAAACCATGGTCGAGCTGGTGAAGTCAGTTGCACGGCATATCAATATACCATTCACTATCGGCGGCGGCATCAACGAAATTGCTGATGCTGATGCATTGCTTAACGCAGGCGCTGATAAGATCTCTATCAATTCGGCCGCGGTGCGTAACCCGGCTTTGATTGATGAGCTGGCCAAAGCATTCGGTGTGCAGTTTGTGGTGATAGCGGTTGATACCAGGGTTATGGGTGATAAAAACATCGTCCACCTGAATGGCGGGCGTTTACCGACAGATAGGGAAACTTTAAACTGGATTGTAGAGGCACAAAACCGCGGCGCAGGCGAAATCCTGCTCACCTCGATGGACCACGATGGCACAAAGGCAGGTTTCGACAACGGGTTGCTTAAATTGGTTAACGATACAGTTAGCATTCCGGTGATAGCATCGGGCGGTGCCGGGTCGGTACAGCACTTTGTAGATGTGTTCCGGCAAACCAATGTTGATGCCGCGCTGGCCGCTTCGGTATTTCATTACGGCGAGATATTGATCCCCGATCTGAAATCCGTTTTAAAAGAGAATGATATAGAGGTGAGGGTGTAA
- the hisIE gene encoding bifunctional phosphoribosyl-AMP cyclohydrolase/phosphoribosyl-ATP diphosphatase HisIE: MNIDFNKTDGLVPVIIQDEQTLEVLMLGYMNQEAYDKTLQENIVTFFSRSKNRLWTKGETSQNYLHVKSMHIDCDNDTLLIKVKADGPTCHTGSRSCFKTDYNQNFILQLESIIADRYENPVEGSYVNKLRNKGLNKIAQKVGEEGVETVIAALAETETDLINESSDLVFHLLVLLREKDLNLERIAKNLEERHK; this comes from the coding sequence ATGAACATCGACTTTAACAAAACAGATGGCCTGGTGCCGGTTATTATACAGGACGAGCAAACGCTTGAAGTGCTGATGCTGGGTTACATGAACCAGGAAGCATACGATAAAACCCTACAGGAAAATATCGTAACCTTTTTTTCGCGTTCAAAAAACCGCTTGTGGACCAAAGGCGAAACCAGCCAGAATTACCTGCATGTAAAAAGCATGCATATCGATTGTGATAACGACACCCTGCTGATAAAAGTTAAAGCCGATGGCCCAACCTGCCACACAGGATCGCGAAGTTGCTTTAAAACAGATTATAACCAAAATTTTATCCTGCAACTGGAAAGTATTATTGCCGACAGGTATGAGAACCCTGTTGAGGGATCGTATGTAAATAAGCTGCGTAACAAAGGCCTAAATAAAATAGCCCAAAAAGTTGGCGAGGAAGGTGTAGAAACCGTTATAGCCGCGTTAGCCGAAACAGAGACCGACCTGATAAACGAATCGTCCGATCTTGTTTTCCACTTGTTAGTACTGCTGCGCGAAAAAGACTTAAATTTGGAGCGCATAGCAAAAAATTTAGAGGAAAGGCATAAATAA
- a CDS encoding WD40 repeat domain-containing protein translates to MGYGLSTIDYMITVQKTAELTGHSNPIFSLELSQKPGILFTGGNDKGLVEWNLESNSFIKVMFPVMASIYAIHCPAGYPLLFAGLRSGEVLVFNFVEQKITHRLRHHVKPIFDIKSSAKKNELLIASEDGTVSVWSLETLGLLHTIQVSNDTVRCMSINAAEDRIAFGCRDNRIVIYDLEDYSPIKALIGHTMSVFSLQYAPEGDYLLSGARDAQIKIWDNKTYSLIQNIPAHLFAVNHIAFHPTQPYFATASMDKSIKIWDAVDFKLRKIISREKGCASHALSVNKLAWDGNRLLSAGDDKKVIIWDIGF, encoded by the coding sequence ATGGGCTATGGTCTATCGACCATTGACTACATGATCACCGTACAAAAAACAGCAGAACTTACCGGCCACAGCAATCCTATATTTAGCCTGGAGCTTTCGCAAAAGCCGGGCATACTGTTTACGGGCGGTAATGATAAAGGGCTTGTAGAATGGAACCTGGAAAGCAACTCGTTCATCAAAGTGATGTTCCCGGTGATGGCTTCTATTTATGCCATACATTGCCCGGCGGGCTATCCCCTGCTGTTTGCCGGTTTGCGCAGCGGCGAAGTACTGGTGTTTAACTTCGTCGAGCAGAAGATCACCCATCGTTTAAGGCATCATGTAAAACCCATTTTTGATATTAAGTCATCAGCAAAAAAAAATGAACTACTGATAGCATCTGAAGATGGTACCGTATCGGTATGGAGCCTGGAAACGCTCGGGTTATTACATACTATTCAAGTGTCAAATGATACCGTTCGCTGCATGAGTATAAACGCCGCTGAAGACCGTATAGCCTTTGGTTGCCGCGATAACCGAATCGTGATTTATGACCTGGAAGACTACAGCCCGATAAAGGCGTTGATAGGCCATACCATGTCGGTATTTTCCCTGCAATATGCTCCCGAAGGTGATTATCTGTTATCGGGCGCGCGCGATGCACAAATTAAGATATGGGATAATAAAACTTATTCGCTTATCCAAAATATTCCCGCGCATTTGTTCGCGGTTAACCATATCGCGTTCCACCCTACCCAACCCTATTTTGCAACGGCCAGCATGGATAAAAGTATTAAGATATGGGATGCAGTTGACTTTAAGCTCCGTAAGATCATCAGTCGCGAAAAGGGGTGTGCAAGCCATGCCCTGTCTGTAAATAAGCTGGCATGGGATGGCAACCGGCTGCTATCTGCCGGCGATGATAAAAAAGTAATTATCTGGGATATCGGCTTTTAA
- a CDS encoding C40 family peptidase yields the protein MEYGICNLAVIPLRAEPNDRSEMVSQVLFGEAFEILEWKEKWVQITTATDNYTGWIDRLQFVMLGHLAYKRLLQTPPPLTYRAVTQAWKIVDNSVIYLPAGSSLAFLEGTTSYIGNQKFEIIGEIGQQDSIANIARSFLNSPYLWGGRTHFGIDCSGFTQVVYKLRGINLRRDASLQAEDGEPVESLFKAKLGDLAFFNNDEGRITHVGILLGGGHIIHASGKVKIDTIDNQGIYSEELKRYTHRLKIIKRYF from the coding sequence ATGGAATACGGAATTTGCAACCTTGCTGTGATACCCTTACGCGCCGAACCTAACGACAGGAGCGAAATGGTATCGCAGGTACTTTTTGGCGAGGCATTCGAGATTTTGGAGTGGAAGGAAAAGTGGGTGCAAATTACAACCGCAACAGATAATTACACCGGGTGGATAGACCGGCTGCAGTTTGTGATGCTTGGCCACCTGGCCTATAAGCGGTTGCTGCAAACCCCGCCGCCGTTAACCTACCGCGCTGTAACACAGGCCTGGAAAATAGTTGATAATTCGGTGATATACCTGCCGGCAGGCAGCTCGCTTGCGTTTTTAGAAGGCACAACCAGTTATATAGGTAACCAAAAGTTTGAAATAATTGGGGAGATTGGCCAGCAAGACAGTATAGCTAATATTGCACGTTCGTTTTTGAATTCGCCGTATTTATGGGGCGGGCGCACGCATTTCGGGATAGATTGCTCGGGGTTTACCCAGGTAGTTTATAAGCTGCGCGGTATAAACCTGCGCCGCGACGCGTCTTTACAGGCCGAGGATGGCGAGCCGGTAGAATCGTTATTTAAAGCTAAACTGGGCGATCTGGCCTTTTTTAACAACGACGAGGGGCGGATTACCCATGTAGGGATCTTGCTGGGCGGCGGTCACATCATCCATGCGTCGGGCAAGGTTAAAATAGATACAATTGATAACCAGGGTATATATTCAGAAGAATTAAAACGTTACACGCACAGGCTTAAAATTATAAAGCGGTATTTTTAA
- a CDS encoding 4Fe-4S dicluster domain-containing protein — protein sequence MAIIITDECINCGACEPECPNNAIYDAGAAWRFSDGTDLRGVIDFGDGNTLNAEEAQAALSDDIYYIVPDKCTECVGFHDEPQCAAVCPVDCCVDDEDVRETEEELHAKKDWLHQNG from the coding sequence ATGGCGATTATAATCACCGATGAATGCATAAACTGCGGGGCCTGCGAACCAGAGTGCCCAAACAATGCTATTTATGATGCAGGTGCTGCATGGCGATTTAGCGATGGTACAGATCTGAGGGGCGTAATTGATTTTGGCGATGGCAATACTTTAAATGCCGAAGAAGCACAAGCCGCCTTATCTGATGATATTTATTATATAGTACCCGATAAATGTACCGAGTGTGTTGGTTTTCATGATGAGCCGCAATGTGCTGCGGTTTGCCCGGTAGATTGCTGCGTGGATGATGAAGATGTACGCGAAACCGAAGAAGAACTGCACGCTAAAAAAGACTGGCTGCATCAAAACGGATAA
- a CDS encoding acyl-CoA reductase yields the protein MSKINITDTVSTFSELGNKLAAPDAQLMELIETERQYNAWFTPESVLNAVTATGRMLNRADLEQWLTKYDITQGSDKNVGLVLAGNIPLVGFHDVLCVLVTGNRALIKASSQDARLIKYVLNLLVKLDSSYADKFSFVERLEGFDAIIATGSNNTSRYFEYYFGKVPNIIRKNRNSIALLTGNETTEQLAALGHDIFDYFGLGCRNVSKLLVPDGYDFNLFFESIEPFAPIINHHKYNNNYDYNKSIYLVNRDEHLDNGFLLLKQDTRLTSPLACLFYETYTDLPSAQYLLLQQTESLQCIVTTAPLQTANQVVDFGQSQHPQLWDYADGVDTIEFLSKLG from the coding sequence ATGTCAAAAATTAATATAACAGATACCGTAAGCACATTTTCTGAACTTGGCAATAAGCTTGCTGCACCTGATGCACAACTGATGGAGTTGATTGAGACCGAGCGGCAGTACAACGCCTGGTTTACGCCCGAAAGTGTGTTGAACGCGGTTACCGCAACCGGCCGCATGCTTAACCGTGCCGACCTGGAGCAGTGGCTTACCAAGTATGATATTACGCAGGGCAGCGATAAAAATGTAGGCTTAGTACTGGCGGGCAATATCCCGCTGGTGGGTTTCCATGATGTGCTTTGTGTATTGGTAACCGGCAACCGCGCGTTAATAAAGGCCTCGTCGCAGGATGCCCGCTTGATAAAATACGTATTAAATTTGCTTGTAAAACTTGATAGTTCGTATGCGGATAAGTTTAGTTTTGTAGAGCGGCTGGAAGGTTTCGACGCCATTATTGCAACGGGCAGCAACAACACATCGCGGTATTTTGAGTACTATTTTGGCAAAGTGCCCAACATTATCCGCAAAAACCGCAACAGCATAGCCCTGCTTACCGGCAACGAAACCACCGAACAACTGGCAGCTTTAGGACATGACATTTTTGATTACTTTGGCCTGGGTTGCCGTAACGTATCAAAGTTGCTGGTGCCCGACGGTTATGATTTTAACCTTTTTTTTGAATCGATAGAACCGTTTGCGCCCATCATCAATCATCATAAGTATAACAACAATTATGATTACAATAAATCCATATACCTGGTAAACCGCGATGAGCACCTTGATAACGGCTTTTTACTATTAAAGCAGGATACCCGCCTTACATCGCCTCTGGCATGTTTGTTTTACGAAACCTATACCGATCTGCCATCGGCGCAATACCTGCTATTGCAGCAAACCGAAAGCCTGCAATGCATAGTAACCACAGCACCGCTGCAAACAGCAAACCAGGTAGTTGATTTTGGCCAAAGCCAGCACCCTCAGCTATGGGATTATGCCGATGGCGTGGATACGATTGAGTTCTTGTCAAAGTTAGGCTGA
- a CDS encoding fructose-6-phosphate aldolase has translation MYIIKVKGVAKIPDYVQLRDDKFTLLAYFRVDRPEKSLDKIGLADKYEYIMGVIKDLPFGKILKLEL, from the coding sequence ATGTATATTATAAAAGTAAAAGGCGTTGCCAAAATACCCGATTATGTGCAGCTAAGAGACGATAAGTTTACCCTGCTGGCCTATTTCAGGGTAGACAGGCCCGAAAAATCGCTTGATAAAATTGGCCTTGCTGATAAGTACGAATATATTATGGGCGTTATTAAAGACCTGCCCTTTGGTAAAATATTAAAATTAGAGCTGTAA
- a CDS encoding cell division ATP-binding protein FtsE, translated as MIGNSIIKLNNVDIFQQKHLVLSNVNLHIDKGDFVWLIGQTGSGKSSLLKVIYGDLNIASGTGHACGYELSKLATKDVPYLRRKLGIVFQDFQLLTDRSVEQNLQFVMRATGWTDKQQIADRILDVLEKVGLRSKLKKMPHELSGGEQQRVVIARALLNNPEIILADEPTGNLDPDTSEEIVLLLKQISQGGTAVVVATHDYHIIRTFPSRIIKCETGKVLEDVKMA; from the coding sequence ATGATTGGAAACTCTATTATAAAACTAAATAATGTTGATATTTTTCAGCAAAAGCACCTGGTCCTGTCAAATGTAAACCTGCATATTGATAAAGGCGATTTTGTGTGGCTTATTGGCCAAACAGGTTCGGGCAAAAGCAGCTTGCTAAAAGTTATTTACGGCGACCTGAACATTGCCAGCGGCACCGGCCACGCCTGCGGGTACGAGCTGAGCAAGCTTGCAACTAAGGATGTGCCTTACCTGCGCCGCAAGCTTGGAATAGTTTTTCAGGATTTTCAATTGTTAACCGACCGCTCGGTTGAACAGAACCTGCAGTTTGTGATGCGTGCTACCGGCTGGACGGATAAACAACAAATAGCCGACCGGATACTTGACGTTCTTGAGAAAGTTGGCCTGCGATCGAAACTTAAAAAGATGCCGCATGAGCTATCCGGCGGCGAGCAGCAACGCGTGGTTATTGCCCGTGCATTACTAAACAACCCCGAAATTATATTAGCCGATGAGCCGACCGGGAACCTTGACCCGGATACATCCGAAGAAATAGTGCTGTTGCTAAAACAGATAAGCCAGGGCGGTACCGCTGTAGTTGTTGCCACGCACGATTATCACATCATCCGCACCTTTCCATCGCGCATTATCAAATGCGAAACCGGTAAGGTATTAGAGGATGTAAAGATGGCTTGA